A stretch of DNA from Luteolibacter sp. Y139:
CTTCACCGGCCGCGGCTGCTTATTCTGGATGAACCGGCGAGCGGGCTGGATCCGCTGGCTCGTGCGGATTTGAAGAAGGCGCTGCGCCGCCAGGCCGATGCCGGTGCCACGGTGATTCTAAGCTCCCATATCATGGCGGAGATCCAGGATCTCTGCACCTCGATCGGACTGCTGCAGCGCGGACGTCTGCTTGATGCCGGGCCGATTCGCAAGGTGCTGGCCAAGTTCGGCCAGGCGGAGACGCGTGTCATTGTGCGTGCAGCCGGTCGTCGCGATGAAGTCGCCGCCTGGCTGCGCGAAGTGCCCGGGGTGAATGCGGAAATGCGGATGACCGATGACGAGTCGATCGAGCTGCGTCTCGATGAAAACAAGCTCTCGCGTGCCGCGCTGTTCACCGCGCTGGGGGAAGCCCGTCTGGGGGTGACCGGCATGCATGCGGTGGAAACCAGCGTCGAGGAAGTGGTGGTCCGCCTCGGTAGCCAAGCCTCCCTGTCATGAATGTGCCTGATTTTCCTTCCCTCTGGAATCTTCCGGCGAATCCGGTTTTCCGCCGGCATGCGGTGTCGAGGCTGCGGCTGTGGCGTGTTCTCGTATGGTTGGTGATCACCCAGGTGATCACCGGCTTTGCATGGGGGGTGACGGTGCTTTTGTATCTCCACGCTCAAGGCAACGGGAGGATCGAGTTCAACCTCGCTTCGCCAGCTTTCCAGCGTTTGTTAGAGAAGCACGGCACCAATGCCTACCTCTGCGGCTGGCTGGCGGTACTGATCATCCAGGGCTTGCTGGTGGTGCTGAAAGGCACCTTCAGCGTGGCCACGGGCGTGGCGCGGGAGTCGAACGAGGGGATGATCGATTCCGAGCGCCTCGCGCCGCTGTCCACCGGGCATAAGGTCGTGGGACAATTGCTGGGTCTGCCCTTGTTAGAGAACGTGTTGGCCTTGCTGCTGATTCCTTGGGCGGCGGCGAGCGCGTGGCTCGGCGGGCTTTCTCCGGTGATGATGGCGAAGGTTTACCTGATCTTCGCCACCTCGGCCCTGCTTCACCATTCCATCGGTCTGGTGGCGGGCACCTTGATCCGGCAGAAGATCCTCGCCGGCACAATCTCGCAGGTGCTGGTGATCCTGCTGCACTTCGTGCTGCCATTTTCCCAGAGCTTCGGCATCGGCCTGATCTCTCACCTGGGCATGGAGTCCGCGATCCTCCACGAGATCGTTTCCGCCACGCCGCAGATGCTGGTGCCGAAAGGTTTTTTACCTCCTGACGTCCTTCCGCCGCCGGTCGATTTCTTCCGCTGGGAGATCGCGGTTTCCGGCTATCACTGGATCATCACGGTCACGGCCCTGGCTGCACTGCTCACGATGCTCGTGCGCCGCTGGAA
This window harbors:
- a CDS encoding ABC transporter ATP-binding protein; the protein is MTSWVDPLAGEPADLVRIAGLGVDYGERRAVDAVNLRVPAGEVFGLLGPNGAGKTTMFRVMATLLSPTRGEVELCGEKIHVKPREVRSAIAYMPDLAPMPSDLRAVEYLRFFAESYGLRGKARDSRVTECLDSVGLRERSKDICTKLSLGMRQRLALAKAILHRPRLLILDEPASGLDPLARADLKKALRRQADAGATVILSSHIMAEIQDLCTSIGLLQRGRLLDAGPIRKVLAKFGQAETRVIVRAAGRRDEVAAWLREVPGVNAEMRMTDDESIELRLDENKLSRAALFTALGEARLGVTGMHAVETSVEEVVVRLGSQASLS